In Lineus longissimus chromosome 7, tnLinLong1.2, whole genome shotgun sequence, a genomic segment contains:
- the LOC135491331 gene encoding uncharacterized protein LOC135491331 isoform X2, producing the protein MIVDMACMVEEEKEEGPPMNKPKIAHSFDDKRRTDDILIGENLDFAGLFLSPSVLQGLSEAGFRNPSPIQLKAIPLGRCGLDLIVQAKSGTGKTCVFTVIALEGLLVESCSVQVLVLAPTREIALQIQDVILTIGQKVMGLMCHSFIGGLPLSQDKECVKKCHIAVGTPGRVKQLIEESILTTDSIRLFVLDEADKLLEDGFQEQINWIYSTLPDNKQMVALSATYPEYLANHLTAYMRNPTFVRLNTLDPALLGIKQFYQELPFQPLAQKAFEEKSKSLIALLSSITFQQCLVFSNLQVAAENLSDLLNSKGWPSAFIAGSQDQKLRMKAMEKLKKYECRVLISTDLTSRGIDADKIDLVVNLDLPLDHETYLHRIGRAGRFGAYGAAVSLVVKGKESTRLQDIQEKCHTVIKPLPDPISLNLTQPVGHVCLDDMVTTEQLITVPKDKSKREQTSEKHTKVQLVTGPTDGRMNGDAVLVITTEKKTNEHIVRQAENGSAVDGGEVINGETNRVENVDLRKQTTGTENVESSVESSMNRHHKIVEGDFRSENDSALLRKEADSVTLNGRETLKEIVDRRDELVLFPNNSEAWYSTAQTGVEARVADGVAFEKLMSISDNEDMTSNKMTEHSVKDEDVTVESGLADGKEDQITTKRKSNGLSQNGDRVDKKKKSGKKETGKTVAHSSRELRSYCDLDFDMSEQVEIPEFGVGSSVFGACSTKSGARSTKSSAHSTKSSARSSKFSDQFAWSKPAAQSSKSATKVSKSGVPISDKTVSKHLSGNQASLFGSKPARQETVDKLSRLEEKLGVEFVSKLVNSSAVGIAGSCDPTKASESAKGNKEILAPNVQQGSKKLDKKPVRGTADSIKKENGHESEVIKPAVVQPLERKEESCALSVLETISRYFTTYASDQIEKQRNNAYYNFTKAKEDFLKFNSNNADLKIGRTVSSSEALALSQGDEDVTLREVTCLLNQFHQDQKAILSGVGEVLRHSVPRIDNDGLLKSVNKDAATPVNDRNLDVELSASSRDKDQLPAESTGAQKHLHDSVMAPVKESSSVTSTVVTESALGEIVQSHPMRPTRIRRPPSEEKKMRGMAGTLAIIMGTFEPITEEDAKTVENEQTPEFVQTTKCREPELKKAGSVSSEVCGQKTDLVSHLQKSYPSDKKSSVTDLKSSVSYSKSGVSCSKTDGSVPESGYIGSRKNEFGTLMKAADTSQADGDEVFVVQDGVVLRIKRTQVAKNNMECLEDASYSEEAEDYGSGDDDDDGGKYTDDTDSTDSDDESSSDSECDSSEREPDFVDEVGGLCYRLGHSKVEQRHMTWSRRHDTEVSAAAEIDLDVEKLIEDLPQSFEEQPFVGLPADVDVCPEPVDLSVRPKAKFSTSREKSERRNECYNQTEHIFHDFHGDSHGDFKENWESSGAFSGMHGDGYSRGCEDPNEFHEEQRHYQTQAAADYGCHNNQFGNQYSYPEYQTGSYDDQYHQGSGYNGSYGNHQNHHDYTCYKNSPYYQHYLYHMQEAQRLEQKMKDEVFNKQMEMYMHKAYVIQNMCMDQMKQYLHGRKED; encoded by the exons ATGATCGTCGACATGGCATGCATGGTCGAGGAAGAAAAGGAGGAAGGGCCCCCAATGAATAAACCAAAAATTGCCCACAGTTTTGATGATAAACGACGGACTGATGACATTTTAATTGGTGAAAACCTTGATTTTGCTGGCTTATTTCTCTCTCCATCAGTTTTGCAAGGTCTGTCAGAAGCCGGGTTCAGAAATCCTTCACCCATTCAACTCAAGGCGATTCCACTTGGACGTTGTGGATTAG ACCTCATTGTGCAAGCAAAATCCGGCACTGGAAAAACATGTGTCTTCACAGTAATTGCATTGGAAGGACTGCTGGTAGAAAGTTGCAGCGTACag GTTCTTGTCCTCGCCCCGACGAGAGAGATTGCTCTGCAGATCCAAGATGTCATCCTCACAATCGGTCAGAAGGTGATGGGGTTAATGTGCCATTCATTCATCGGAGGCTTGCCTCTGTCACAAGATAAAGAGTGCGTGAAGAAGTGTCACATTGCCGTTGGAACACCCG GGCGTGTGAAACAGTTGATAGAAGAGAGCATCCTAACGACTGATTCCATCCGATTGTTTGTCCTCGATGAAGCTGACAAGCTGTTGGAGGACGGTTTCCAGGAACAAATCAA CTGGATATATTCCACACTCCCGGACAACAAGCAGATGGTCGCACTGTCGGCAACTTACCCAGAATACCTTGCCAATCATCTGACCGCTTACATGAGGAATCCGACATTTGTCCGACTCAACACTTTGGATCCTGCACTACTCG GGATTAAACAATTCTATCAGGAGCTGCCGTTTCAACCGTTAGCCCAGAAGGCGTTTGAAGAAAAGAGTAAAAGTCTGATTGCTCTGCTCTCCTCCATCACTTTCCAACAGTGCCTGGTTTTCTCAAATCTTCAGGTTGC CGCTGAAAACCTGAGCGACTTATTGAACTCCAAAGGTTGGCCATCAGCATTTATAGCAGGCAGCCAGGACCAGAAGCTACGCATGAAAGCCATGGAGAAACTGAAGAAATATGAGTGTCGCGTGCTGATTTCCACTGATCTG ACATCCCGAGGCATTGATGCCGACAAGATTGACCTGGTGGTGAACCTTGACCTCCCATTGGATCATGAGACCTACCTCCACCGGATTGGACGAGCAGGTCGATTCGGGGCATACGGGGCTGCCGTATCATTAGTGGTGAAGGGCAAGGAATCAACCAGGCTGCAGGACATTCAGGAGAAGTGTCACACCGTTATCAAGCCTCTTCCAG ACCCAATTTCTTTGAACCTGACGCAGCCTGTTGGACATGTGTGCCTGGATGACATGGTGACCACTGAACAACTAATCACAGTACCAAAGGACAAGTCTAAAAGAGAGCAGACGTCTGAGAAACACACCAAGGTACAACTTGTCACAGGGCCTACGGACGGACGTATGAATGGTGATGCAGTTTTGGTAATAACTACTGAGAAAAAGACCAATGAACATATCGTAAGGCAAGCCGAGAATGGCAGTGCTGTAGACGGTGGAGAAGTGATCAACGGGGAAACTAATCGTGTTGAGAATGTAGATCTGAGGAAACAAACCACAGGAACAGAAAACGTTGAATCTAGTGTTGAGAGTTCGATGAACAGACATCACAAAATCGTGGAAGGTGACTTCAGGTCAGAGAATGATTCTGCTCTTCTTAGAAAGGAAGCCGACAGTGTTACTTTAAATGGGCGAGAGACTCTGAAGGAGATCGTGGACAGGAGAGATGAACTAGTTCTCTTCCCAAACAACAGTGAGGCTTGGTATAGCACTGCTCAAACGGGTGTAGAGGCGAGAGTGGCAGATGGAGtagcatttgaaaaactgatgaGTATTTCTGATAATGAGGACATGACTTCTAACAAGATGACTGAACATTCAGTGAAAGATGAGGATGTGACTGTGGAGAGTGGATTAGCCGATGGGAAGGAAGACCAGATAACCACTAAGAGGAAATCAAATGGTTTGTCACAAAATGGTGATCGTGTGGACAAAAAGAAAAAATCGGGAAAGAAAGAAACAGGAAAAACTGTTGCTCATTCGTCTCGAGAACTGAGGTCATACTGTGATCTCGATTTTGATATGAGTGAACAGGTTGAAATTCCAGAGTTTGGGGTTGGAAGTTCAGTGTTCGGTGCTTGTTCCACTAAGTCTGGTGCCCGTTCCACTAAGTCTAGTGCCCATTCCACTAAGTCTAGTGCCCGTTCGTCTAAGTTTAGTGACCAGTTCGCTTGGTCTAAGCCTGCAGCTCAGTCTTCCAAGTCTGCTACCAAAGTGTCCAAGTCAGGTGTGCCTATCTCTGACAAAACGGTTAGTAAGCATCTATCTGGTAACCAGGCTTCACTGTTTGGTAGCAAACCTGCGAGGCAGGAAACCGTTGACAAACTCTCCCGTCTAGAAGAGAAACTAGGCGTTGAATTTGTTTCCAAATTAGTCAATAGTTCTGCAGTTGGAATTGCAGGCAGTTGTGACCCTACCAAAGCTTCTGAGTCAGCTAAAGGAAACAAGGAAATCCTCGCACCAAATGTTCAGCAGGGTTCTAAAAAGCTTGACAAGAAACCAGTGCGGGGAACTGCTGATTCCATCAAAAAGGAGAATGGTCATGAAAGTGAAGTTATCAAACCAGCTGTCGTTCAACCATTGGAAAGGAAAGAAGAAAGTTGTGCTTTGTCAGTTCTGGAAACCATCTCTAGATATTTTACAACTTATGCCTCTGATCAAATAGAAAAGCAGAGGAACAACGCGTACTATAACTTTACCAAAGCTAAAGAAGATTTTCTCAAGTTCAATTCTAACAACGCCGATTTGAAAATAGGTAGAACTGTGTCTTCTTCTGAAGCTCTGGCGCTGAGCCAGGGTGATGAGGATGTTACGTTGAGAGAGGTGACTTGTTTACTGAATCAGTTCCATCAGGATCAGAAAGCCATTCTCAGTGGTGTAGGAGAAGTTTTACGACATTCAGTCCCAAGGATTGATAATGATGGCTTGCTCAAATCTGTGAACAAAGATGCTGCGACTCCAGTCAATGATAGAAATTTGGATGTTGAACTCTCTGCTTCATCAAGGGATAAAGATCAACTGCCAGCTGAATCCACTGGAGCACAGAAGCACCTCCATGATTCAGTCATGGCTCCTGTTAAAGAAAGTAGTTCTGTTACGTCAACAGTTGTCACAGAGAGTGCTCTAGGTGAAATAGTCCAGAGTCACCCAATGAGGCCTACAAGGATAAGACGACCCCCTTCTGAAGAGAAGAAGATGAGAGGCATGGCAGGTACTTTGGCGATTATCATGGGAACATTTGAACCAATTACCGAGGAGGATGCAAAGACCGTCGAGAATGAGCAGACACCTGAATTTGTGCAGACGACAAAATGTCGCGAGCCAGAATTGAAGAAAGCTGGTTCTGTGTCCAGTGAAGTTTGTGGGCAAAAGACAGACCTTGTTTCTCATCTTCAAAAAAGTTATCCCTCTGACAAGAAAAGCAGTGTTACTGATCTGAAAAGCAGTGTTTCCTATTCAAAATCTGGTGTTTCTTGCTCGAAAACCGATGGTTCAGTTCCAGAATCTGGTTACATCGGCAGCAGGAAAAATGAGTTTGGAACTTTGATGAAAGCTGCTGATACCTCACAGGCTGATGGTGATGAAGTGTTCGTGGTCCAGGATGGTGTGGTCTTGAGAATAAAAAGAACGCAAGTGGCTAAGAACAATATGGAGTGTTTGGAAGATGCATCTTATAGTGAGGAGGCTGAGGATTATGgcagtggtgatgatgatgatgatggtggaaaATACACAGACGACACCGATAGCActgattctgatgatgagagTTCGTCAGATTCTGAGTGTGattcctccgagagagaacctGATTTTGTAGATGAAGTCGGTGGTCTATGTTACCGGCTGGGACATTCAAAAGTTGAGCAGCGGCATATGACATGGTCCAGACGACACGATACTGAGGTGTCTGCTGCTGCAGAAATTGACTTAGATGTCGAAAAATTGATTGAAGATTTGCCGCAAAGTTTTGAGGAGCAACCCTTTGTAGGTTTGCCTGCTGATGTAGATGTTTGTCCAGAACCAGTTGACTTGTCTGTGCGTCCAAAAGCCAAATTCTCCACCTCACGAGAGAAATCTGAGAGGAGGAATGAGTGTTATAATCAAACTGAACACATATTTCATGATTTCCATGGTGATTCCCATGGTGATTTCAAAGAGAATTGGGAAAGTTCAGGTGCATTTTCTGGTATGCATGGCGATGGCTATTCTAGAGGATGTGAAGATCCTAATGAATTTCATGAGGAACAAAGACATTATCAGACTCAAGCAGCTGCTGACTACGGTTGCcataacaaccaatttggcaACCAATACAGTTACCCTGAATATCAGACTGGTAGCTATGACGACCAATATCATCAAG GTTCTGGGTATAATGGTAGCTATGGCAACCATCAAAATCACCATGACTACACTTGTTACAAGAATAGCCCATATTACCAGCACTATTTGTATCATATGCAAGAAGCCCAGCGCCTTGAACAAAAGATGAAGGATGAGGTGTTTAATAAGCAAATGGAGATGTACATGCATAAGGCGTATGTGATACAGAACATGTGCATGGATCAAATGAAACAGTATCTTCATGGTAGAAAGGAGGACTGA
- the LOC135491331 gene encoding uncharacterized protein LOC135491331 isoform X1 gives MIVDMACMVEEEKEEGPPMNKPKIAHSFDDKRRTDDILIGENLDFAGLFLSPSVLQGLSEAGFRNPSPIQLKAIPLGRCGLDLIVQAKSGTGKTCVFTVIALEGLLVESCSVQVLVLAPTREIALQIQDVILTIGQKVMGLMCHSFIGGLPLSQDKECVKKCHIAVGTPGRVKQLIEESILTTDSIRLFVLDEADKLLEDGFQEQINWIYSTLPDNKQMVALSATYPEYLANHLTAYMRNPTFVRLNTLDPALLGIKQFYQELPFQPLAQKAFEEKSKSLIALLSSITFQQCLVFSNLQVAAENLSDLLNSKGWPSAFIAGSQDQKLRMKAMEKLKKYECRVLISTDLTSRGIDADKIDLVVNLDLPLDHETYLHRIGRAGRFGAYGAAVSLVVKGKESTRLQDIQEKCHTVIKPLPDPISLNLTQPVGHVCLDDMVTTEQLITVPKDKSKREQTSEKHTKVQLVTGPTDGRMNGDAVLVITTEKKTNEHIVRQAENGSAVDGGEVINGETNRVENVDLRKQTTGTENVESSVESSMNRHHKIVEGDFRSENDSALLRKEADSVTLNGRETLKEIVDRRDELVLFPNNSEAWYSTAQTGVEARVADGVAFEKLMSISDNEDMTSNKMTEHSVKDEDVTVESGLADGKEDQITTKRKSNGLSQNGDRVDKKKKSGKKETGKTVAHSSRELRSYCDLDFDMSEQVEIPEFGVGSSVFGACSTKSGARSTKSSAHSTKSSARSSKFSDQFAWSKPAAQSSKSATKVSKSGVPISDKTVSKHLSGNQASLFGSKPARQETVDKLSRLEEKLGVEFVSKLVNSSAVGIAGSCDPTKASESAKGNKEILAPNVQQGSKKLDKKPVRGTADSIKKENGHESEVIKPAVVQPLERKEESCALSVLETISRYFTTYASDQIEKQRNNAYYNFTKAKEDFLKFNSNNADLKIGRTVSSSEALALSQGDEDVTLREVTCLLNQFHQDQKAILSGVGEVLRHSVPRIDNDGLLKSVNKDAATPVNDRNLDVELSASSRDKDQLPAESTGAQKHLHDSVMAPVKESSSVTSTVVTESALGEIVQSHPMRPTRIRRPPSEEKKMRGMAGTLAIIMGTFEPITEEDAKTVENEQTPEFVQTTKCREPELKKAGSVSSEVCGQKTDLVSHLQKSYPSDKKSSVTDLKSSVSYSKSGVSCSKTDGSVPESGYIGSRKNEFGTLMKAADTSQADGDEVFVVQDGVVLRIKRTQVAKNNMECLEDASYSEEAEDYGSGDDDDDGGKYTDDTDSTDSDDESSSDSECDSSEREPDFVDEVGGLCYRLGHSKVEQRHMTWSRRHDTEVSAAAEIDLDVEKLIEDLPQSFEEQPFVGLPADVDVCPEPVDLSVRPKAKFSTSREKSERRNECYNQTEHIFHDFHGDSHGDFKENWESSGAFSGMHGDGYSRGCEDPNEFHEEQRHYQTQAAADYGCHNNQFGNQYSYPEYQTGSYDDQYHQGSGYNGSYGNQYHQGSGYNGSYGNHQNHHDYTCYKNSPYYQHYLYHMQEAQRLEQKMKDEVFNKQMEMYMHKAYVIQNMCMDQMKQYLHGRKED, from the exons ATGATCGTCGACATGGCATGCATGGTCGAGGAAGAAAAGGAGGAAGGGCCCCCAATGAATAAACCAAAAATTGCCCACAGTTTTGATGATAAACGACGGACTGATGACATTTTAATTGGTGAAAACCTTGATTTTGCTGGCTTATTTCTCTCTCCATCAGTTTTGCAAGGTCTGTCAGAAGCCGGGTTCAGAAATCCTTCACCCATTCAACTCAAGGCGATTCCACTTGGACGTTGTGGATTAG ACCTCATTGTGCAAGCAAAATCCGGCACTGGAAAAACATGTGTCTTCACAGTAATTGCATTGGAAGGACTGCTGGTAGAAAGTTGCAGCGTACag GTTCTTGTCCTCGCCCCGACGAGAGAGATTGCTCTGCAGATCCAAGATGTCATCCTCACAATCGGTCAGAAGGTGATGGGGTTAATGTGCCATTCATTCATCGGAGGCTTGCCTCTGTCACAAGATAAAGAGTGCGTGAAGAAGTGTCACATTGCCGTTGGAACACCCG GGCGTGTGAAACAGTTGATAGAAGAGAGCATCCTAACGACTGATTCCATCCGATTGTTTGTCCTCGATGAAGCTGACAAGCTGTTGGAGGACGGTTTCCAGGAACAAATCAA CTGGATATATTCCACACTCCCGGACAACAAGCAGATGGTCGCACTGTCGGCAACTTACCCAGAATACCTTGCCAATCATCTGACCGCTTACATGAGGAATCCGACATTTGTCCGACTCAACACTTTGGATCCTGCACTACTCG GGATTAAACAATTCTATCAGGAGCTGCCGTTTCAACCGTTAGCCCAGAAGGCGTTTGAAGAAAAGAGTAAAAGTCTGATTGCTCTGCTCTCCTCCATCACTTTCCAACAGTGCCTGGTTTTCTCAAATCTTCAGGTTGC CGCTGAAAACCTGAGCGACTTATTGAACTCCAAAGGTTGGCCATCAGCATTTATAGCAGGCAGCCAGGACCAGAAGCTACGCATGAAAGCCATGGAGAAACTGAAGAAATATGAGTGTCGCGTGCTGATTTCCACTGATCTG ACATCCCGAGGCATTGATGCCGACAAGATTGACCTGGTGGTGAACCTTGACCTCCCATTGGATCATGAGACCTACCTCCACCGGATTGGACGAGCAGGTCGATTCGGGGCATACGGGGCTGCCGTATCATTAGTGGTGAAGGGCAAGGAATCAACCAGGCTGCAGGACATTCAGGAGAAGTGTCACACCGTTATCAAGCCTCTTCCAG ACCCAATTTCTTTGAACCTGACGCAGCCTGTTGGACATGTGTGCCTGGATGACATGGTGACCACTGAACAACTAATCACAGTACCAAAGGACAAGTCTAAAAGAGAGCAGACGTCTGAGAAACACACCAAGGTACAACTTGTCACAGGGCCTACGGACGGACGTATGAATGGTGATGCAGTTTTGGTAATAACTACTGAGAAAAAGACCAATGAACATATCGTAAGGCAAGCCGAGAATGGCAGTGCTGTAGACGGTGGAGAAGTGATCAACGGGGAAACTAATCGTGTTGAGAATGTAGATCTGAGGAAACAAACCACAGGAACAGAAAACGTTGAATCTAGTGTTGAGAGTTCGATGAACAGACATCACAAAATCGTGGAAGGTGACTTCAGGTCAGAGAATGATTCTGCTCTTCTTAGAAAGGAAGCCGACAGTGTTACTTTAAATGGGCGAGAGACTCTGAAGGAGATCGTGGACAGGAGAGATGAACTAGTTCTCTTCCCAAACAACAGTGAGGCTTGGTATAGCACTGCTCAAACGGGTGTAGAGGCGAGAGTGGCAGATGGAGtagcatttgaaaaactgatgaGTATTTCTGATAATGAGGACATGACTTCTAACAAGATGACTGAACATTCAGTGAAAGATGAGGATGTGACTGTGGAGAGTGGATTAGCCGATGGGAAGGAAGACCAGATAACCACTAAGAGGAAATCAAATGGTTTGTCACAAAATGGTGATCGTGTGGACAAAAAGAAAAAATCGGGAAAGAAAGAAACAGGAAAAACTGTTGCTCATTCGTCTCGAGAACTGAGGTCATACTGTGATCTCGATTTTGATATGAGTGAACAGGTTGAAATTCCAGAGTTTGGGGTTGGAAGTTCAGTGTTCGGTGCTTGTTCCACTAAGTCTGGTGCCCGTTCCACTAAGTCTAGTGCCCATTCCACTAAGTCTAGTGCCCGTTCGTCTAAGTTTAGTGACCAGTTCGCTTGGTCTAAGCCTGCAGCTCAGTCTTCCAAGTCTGCTACCAAAGTGTCCAAGTCAGGTGTGCCTATCTCTGACAAAACGGTTAGTAAGCATCTATCTGGTAACCAGGCTTCACTGTTTGGTAGCAAACCTGCGAGGCAGGAAACCGTTGACAAACTCTCCCGTCTAGAAGAGAAACTAGGCGTTGAATTTGTTTCCAAATTAGTCAATAGTTCTGCAGTTGGAATTGCAGGCAGTTGTGACCCTACCAAAGCTTCTGAGTCAGCTAAAGGAAACAAGGAAATCCTCGCACCAAATGTTCAGCAGGGTTCTAAAAAGCTTGACAAGAAACCAGTGCGGGGAACTGCTGATTCCATCAAAAAGGAGAATGGTCATGAAAGTGAAGTTATCAAACCAGCTGTCGTTCAACCATTGGAAAGGAAAGAAGAAAGTTGTGCTTTGTCAGTTCTGGAAACCATCTCTAGATATTTTACAACTTATGCCTCTGATCAAATAGAAAAGCAGAGGAACAACGCGTACTATAACTTTACCAAAGCTAAAGAAGATTTTCTCAAGTTCAATTCTAACAACGCCGATTTGAAAATAGGTAGAACTGTGTCTTCTTCTGAAGCTCTGGCGCTGAGCCAGGGTGATGAGGATGTTACGTTGAGAGAGGTGACTTGTTTACTGAATCAGTTCCATCAGGATCAGAAAGCCATTCTCAGTGGTGTAGGAGAAGTTTTACGACATTCAGTCCCAAGGATTGATAATGATGGCTTGCTCAAATCTGTGAACAAAGATGCTGCGACTCCAGTCAATGATAGAAATTTGGATGTTGAACTCTCTGCTTCATCAAGGGATAAAGATCAACTGCCAGCTGAATCCACTGGAGCACAGAAGCACCTCCATGATTCAGTCATGGCTCCTGTTAAAGAAAGTAGTTCTGTTACGTCAACAGTTGTCACAGAGAGTGCTCTAGGTGAAATAGTCCAGAGTCACCCAATGAGGCCTACAAGGATAAGACGACCCCCTTCTGAAGAGAAGAAGATGAGAGGCATGGCAGGTACTTTGGCGATTATCATGGGAACATTTGAACCAATTACCGAGGAGGATGCAAAGACCGTCGAGAATGAGCAGACACCTGAATTTGTGCAGACGACAAAATGTCGCGAGCCAGAATTGAAGAAAGCTGGTTCTGTGTCCAGTGAAGTTTGTGGGCAAAAGACAGACCTTGTTTCTCATCTTCAAAAAAGTTATCCCTCTGACAAGAAAAGCAGTGTTACTGATCTGAAAAGCAGTGTTTCCTATTCAAAATCTGGTGTTTCTTGCTCGAAAACCGATGGTTCAGTTCCAGAATCTGGTTACATCGGCAGCAGGAAAAATGAGTTTGGAACTTTGATGAAAGCTGCTGATACCTCACAGGCTGATGGTGATGAAGTGTTCGTGGTCCAGGATGGTGTGGTCTTGAGAATAAAAAGAACGCAAGTGGCTAAGAACAATATGGAGTGTTTGGAAGATGCATCTTATAGTGAGGAGGCTGAGGATTATGgcagtggtgatgatgatgatgatggtggaaaATACACAGACGACACCGATAGCActgattctgatgatgagagTTCGTCAGATTCTGAGTGTGattcctccgagagagaacctGATTTTGTAGATGAAGTCGGTGGTCTATGTTACCGGCTGGGACATTCAAAAGTTGAGCAGCGGCATATGACATGGTCCAGACGACACGATACTGAGGTGTCTGCTGCTGCAGAAATTGACTTAGATGTCGAAAAATTGATTGAAGATTTGCCGCAAAGTTTTGAGGAGCAACCCTTTGTAGGTTTGCCTGCTGATGTAGATGTTTGTCCAGAACCAGTTGACTTGTCTGTGCGTCCAAAAGCCAAATTCTCCACCTCACGAGAGAAATCTGAGAGGAGGAATGAGTGTTATAATCAAACTGAACACATATTTCATGATTTCCATGGTGATTCCCATGGTGATTTCAAAGAGAATTGGGAAAGTTCAGGTGCATTTTCTGGTATGCATGGCGATGGCTATTCTAGAGGATGTGAAGATCCTAATGAATTTCATGAGGAACAAAGACATTATCAGACTCAAGCAGCTGCTGACTACGGTTGCcataacaaccaatttggcaACCAATACAGTTACCCTGAATATCAGACTGGTAGCTATGACGACCAATATCATCAAGGTTCTGGGTATAATGGTAGCTATGGCAACCAATATCATCAAGGTTCTGGGTATAATGGTAGCTATGGCAACCATCAAAATCACCATGACTACACTTGTTACAAGAATAGCCCATATTACCAGCACTATTTGTATCATATGCAAGAAGCCCAGCGCCTTGAACAAAAGATGAAGGATGAGGTGTTTAATAAGCAAATGGAGATGTACATGCATAAGGCGTATGTGATACAGAACATGTGCATGGATCAAATGAAACAGTATCTTCATGGTAGAAAGGAGGACTGA